gataactgctaaataattataggctTTCAGACGACAGTCgacataacatatatatttatgctcACTAGTGTCTAATTGCTACTGTAAGGTTACTGGTTACCGTATactttacacaataatatgttgtacaaTAAACATGTTCAGCAACAACAAGTCCCATTATCCAATAGacgaatgaataaaataaataaatgcaataactaataagcctaaatatatcgtataatataatgaataaaataaaaaaccattcTGTGTCAGGTACTCAGATGACAGTTAACAACAGTTGAAACTTGACTTAAACacaatgtttgtaaaatatgtattattgtattaatgtatttcacCTAGAAGTTAGTAGTTTAGcacttatatattgtatgcaattaaaaaaaaatcgcccgcaattttttattgaatactataataaatagggCTCGGATctttatgcaataaaaaattgtaaaacatacattttatttaccaaaatattcaaaaacaatttttttttaaatattaattattgttattacatgctcttattaaattatgttttttttaaattttcaaatgtgaAAATGACCGGCGATTAAATcgaagatttaaatttatattggctGAAACTTCTTTCCACATCAGACGATGTTGTTGGAGCATATTTAAATGACGTGATTTGTCCcggatttaaagtaatattaatatctttttcttccattttatattaacgatTCACTGTATATAAtgctacacatttttaaaaatgttttgaatccCTTATTAGTTATTCTTCTTTAGTATTAAATCCATTTTAGTTTAGATAGGTAGTATTTGAcaaataaaccaataattataatttacagacgcgttcattaaataaaaaccatttacaACTAACAAATTCTcaacgatttatttatatgcaattatatgcattatgttttaaatatacaaaaatatgcaaaaaaaattatactatttaatcgAGAATATGCCAAATCGTGGACATGTCTGACAACCAAACAATTTGGACTTCATGAATAAAACATGTAAACGCATAGAAGTCCTAGccctaataataactatttacatAGAAATGTTGTATCACTTTATTATGTGATGATTAGATGAAAACctgttagtaataataataattgatggtTTTACtagtcaaaaaatatataatatagtcgtattctattgtattagtataggtacctaacctaCCTAGGCAGTAGGcactgttataaattataatacggaccttaatatataaatttaaaaaaatatttttttattaaattaatataggtatatattttgaataaatggaATTGTCTAGCgattacacaaataataacagcTAACAATTGTTCTTCATTTCTaagttaatatctatattttgaaatttgcaATTCTTTTCGCGCTTTCCCATAGAAAACGTTCTTCAGCCGTCGGTTGGTATCGGAACATTTTACCCTTGTTCGTCACTACTACATGTGGCGGTACCatcattaaatacctattaacgTCTTTGGCGTAGTCAGCTGGTGGCGCGATGACACAAAAACAGAACAGCTCGTGAAAGTATCCGAACGTGGACCATAGAGCGACCACCGAGACGACAACTACTAACGTCCAGAATCGGACAAAACTATTGAATCGCTTGCGGACTGCTAACGTTTCCTGTTCGGTGACCGCTTCTCGATACTGGCGCCACAAGCATTTCGCGCTTCGAAAACCCATGTGCAAATATCCGACGACTGCGTCCCCTTGCAGGACTCGAGGTCTAGTTGCATCTAGAAAGTAACCGTCCGCGATCGTTTTCGTGGTCTGCGCCTCATAGTAATCGTTATTCGTCACCATTGTCACCGCCTCCTTGCCAATCGCTGATCTATCCCGTATTTCGAAAACACCACGATTCCCGACCTCTATCGCTCTATAGTCCGTCGCCACCACAGCCTCGTTTAGTGATTCCATTCCAATAGGTACTAcatgcatttaatatttattaatattaataatattataagaagaagaagaacCTTACTAAATATAAGCATGTgcataaagtaattataatattatttacgtatactAGAAAAACACGAAAAggtcatattatacttatactttataatttattgtagacATAAAATGCTTTACTCAATGTTTCTTAGTTAGGAAGTCGAATCTTGGAAATTGTGCATACAATATTAcagtactattatatatatattttttgtattaacatatatatatatatatatatatataatacataatgactattatgatttatggtaTCAaactatcaaatattaatgcaaTCTTACTATCATGACATCatggatacattttaaactaacaaTCACTTGCaaggattaaaaattatttttctataatttaagattatttaataatttattatataataacttttcttattatttcagtaaattatgtaagaataaaatttaatttaatgaattgttATGAATCTTCAGGCATAAACGCAGGAAAAAATTTtggtaaaaacaatttgtaaaacaaatttgtagacattttgtaaaaaaatgtcatactattcatttttaggtcaggttatttattttttgttcctaATGTTTCGAAGGGGGtttaaccccccccccccctgcGTTCGCGCCTGTGAATCTTCTGGGCAGAAGATACTTTAATACTATGTATACCTAACAAGTAGTAGTAATACTAACATGTTATGTTAATCAATATCGCTTATTCGTTTACgtacgtattaattattatgaaaatcaaCAACCAATATTCAATAGACCCCAAAGTAATATAACAGACTCAATTAAATGGAATATaggtttagttataataaacctatattggcttaattattgtatcagtataataaatgaacCGGGGACAAAAAgtccgttttaaaaaaatctggaAAAAATGTCCGgattcagtttttataatcGGAAATTAAGTCCGAGTACATTTTTAGTGTCGGACAAAAAGtccgaaaatacaaaatattttatttaattaatatttatttaaaaaatttaaaaatgtttgtacacatattatattattataactaacaaaaatataacagaaaTCCACTatagttaggtacctattatatagtaatgacaaatttataattttttattatacatactatatacatttttaattttagtttagttaacgcatgcttataaataaaataaaattcattgtttgttgaaatgtattaagttacaaataaatgttgatattgtTGTTCCTAAGATATCATGTGATTGtttgttgataattttaaatacatgtatctacgtacttattaaaattaattaaaattataataataaattacataattataaatgaaaataagaaaatagaaaaaaaatataataatataatgtgtacacctaatatataatgtttacaaacatttttaaattttttattttaaaataattattaattgtatagaatattttgtattttaggaCTTTTTGTCcaactataaaaactaaatccgGACTTTTTATCCACATCTTTTTTAAAACGGACTTTTTGACCGATTACCATTAATTACGTGAATGAACATAGCTAGTAGatcctaaaaaaatatgataattacattgaataaaataataattaataactatagttcAAAATTCAGAATATTCAACAATCACCTCGAACGAGCCCGAACGACTGCTGTAGGGGAGAGTTTATTGATTTCGAACGGTCTTCGCGGCGTCGCTGGCGCAGTGAATTCAACTTCTCAAAAAACGCGGCCATTTTCCCAGCTGAAACGACGTCGTCGACTTGCACAGGTGGTAGGTATGtttcgtcgtcatcgtcgttcGTCAAATTAAACGTATTTGTATCTTCTTCATTGTAGTAACTATCAACAGCCTTCGGCATCCAGCAATAGGCCGGCGGAACAAAATACACATgtatgacaataattattattaaacaagaaCTGTCAGCCGTACAGTAGTTGTATTCGCCAACGACGACCATTGTCACAATACAATAacgcaatatataaataagtattataatgtttactaaatattatagtttataatatatagtatataggtacaattatcTATGTGTAAGTAAATATGAGAATTTACACGAACAGCTtgacgaaaatataatatggttattaccatggatttttataaaattataataaacgtgtACTCATGTATATCATATTGCTGTAGACATCGCGTATTATTTGGTATTTCGTGTTTACGCGTAGCtatgtaattttcaaaattattcaataaaatatagttttacacctataaaagtataaagcatataaaataacaattatattggtCAGTGATCAcctcgtataaaaaaatatgaaacaataaaatattctattgtaaaattgataacagattcttatatattgttataatatatatagatactatttaataatgtgccctttataatataaatatacaatatatgtattatgcaaTGTAAacctaataggtatttattattatttattaatatagtaataatgatatattttttgttgaagaCTTGAAGTGCTAGGTTAAGTTAAACATTTGGCTGGAACTTAAATTATTGGTGATCGTCCATTATCACCAACGCATTTTTTgtgcaatttaattaataattgtatttattataataactttaatacgacattttaatcaatacaatatgtatagtttatatattatatacctacattaaataaaattaaaataatttgtaaatggatatgaaatatgaatgaacaatatctaataataattaataagaactCCGTATTGGTATCAAAATTGTGAGTCTGTCTGCCGGTGCCGGATATGCAGTAgaccaaataaattatgacctatgttttatcttttttactatattattaatgttttatattataaatatgaaaaattgtatgtttggatgtttattagttgttagtaaataactttaaaatgttagaCTGATTCGGATAAATCTTGGTACCTACGTGGCTACGTGTATGCTCTACATAGAGCATGtcctaaaataacataatatagaactATAGTTTCAACCTTTgagttaattagttaattttaaagttttacaaTTCCGACGTTCAAATTTTtcgtatgtaataaatatatacacttattttattttacgagtAAGTACAAacgtgataaatgataattcaaatagctttaaaaaaatctcTTTGTTTCTTGTATGATCAAgttgttaaattttcaagtattttgattaagcatacatttttttattgctatttataAAAGCATTAAAAGAAaggtttacataattttaattagatcAAGTATTTAGATGAAAATTAAGTTTAGGTTAGGAAAATAAAGAATGCTGACAATTATCGTATGatttacgtaaaaaatatataatttatgtaaaccCAATATAATCCTTAGAAAAAAGAATATCtataaaagtgaaaatatatctttatagAATGTGTGAACACCaaacttattattagatttatagatattagtaaatttatgGCTTCGAGTCTGTTATATCAAACTTTATTATATCAGACTGTGAGACAGTTAAGTATTCATTACTGAAGGTACAAAGCTTCAAGCTATTGTTACTCGTAAAGATGTAATTGgagaaaattacataaaacgtGTTTACTGGAAAAAAATCTGTATATGTTTATGGAACCATTTTCAAGCACTATAGgtgaatgttttattttatacttattttattattgacaaatatttttgaaaatggctaagatattattgtttttaatgtaggtatagaACCGGGATATGACCTTTTATTGTACAGCACTAAGTagtaggttttatttttattataatatgttgaatgtTGAAACTTGAAATACTTATCAATAAGACTAGATTACTCGCGGactaagataaattattattgattgaaaaacgtaattttttcaaaaatgtgttataattagatgtattaatactattataacattaacttATAGGTTTTTTGGTGGATTAGTATTAGTACAATAAGTAAGGATGTGGTATGCAAAATCAAATAAAGATAAAGCTCTATAGGTTTAGATTATGACTGTAAATCTTAAACCGTGgctaataaatcataattgtaaaattatgtaggGTATATGCAATTCGGACATtccaatttatgtttattttttttacatataatttggaTGTtccgataattttatattgttgtaatctCGATTGAATCTGACAGTCCTATCCCTCTCCTCTGAGGACGCAACTgggtacaatttaaattgtctttTTACACT
This sequence is a window from Rhopalosiphum maidis isolate BTI-1 chromosome 1, ASM367621v3, whole genome shotgun sequence. Protein-coding genes within it:
- the LOC113549894 gene encoding uncharacterized protein LOC113549894, coding for MVVVGEYNYCTADSSCLIIIIVIHVYFVPPAYCWMPKAVDSYYNEEDTNTFNLTNDDDDETYLPPVQVDDVVSAGKMAAFFEKLNSLRQRRREDRSKSINSPLQQSFGLVRGDLPIGMESLNEAVVATDYRAIEVGNRGVFEIRDRSAIGKEAVTMVTNNDYYEAQTTKTIADGYFLDATRPRVLQGDAVVGYLHMGFRSAKCLWRQYREAVTEQETLAVRKRFNSFVRFWTLVVVVSVVALWSTFGYFHELFCFCVIAPPADYAKDVNRYLMMVPPHVVVTNKGKMFRYQPTAEERFLWESAKRIANFKI